A window of Mangifera indica cultivar Alphonso chromosome 11, CATAS_Mindica_2.1, whole genome shotgun sequence contains these coding sequences:
- the LOC123229221 gene encoding uncharacterized protein LOC123229221 isoform X1, giving the protein MAQYRPLGHHSNNSNGTSSADHVSIGIRNTTSHGKLSRPRRSARLDKAGCSLSVASVSVFLSLVLLVTLLAYFYISGYNTLVHTDNKDTNSYHTMDGDLMNELDFLTNVTRRDTFKVLGFGKGSVSHGRDSRYWDKDDRRRDDDYNEDEVERSSMAARGGSNNIGHVPVKVDNGNQKISSDDQEKVSEGIGVGLYNEAGRDELRMYEAEYEASLKNLGQSGKTKGNGNQQYEDKDFMMQSEATDVDDDYDSNAEFHDSQVENNDFGHNKGNHSDLAKIHDQDHMDSSDFRDIGMLDQDFPKEVDETSNKSLADSSIKSTNLGNSDTHHREVSITGGKSTGNSRSESKRKKRRKFSEFSGTCEMKFLNSTAQLVEPLESRKFARFFVQYTEVEEKPDGVTEWEPRFAGHQSLQDQEKSFLAHDQKINCGFVKGPKGSPSTGFDLSEDDANYISKCHIAVVSCIFGNSDRLRVPAGKTVTRLSRKNVCFVMFMDALTLQTLISEGLIPDRTGFIGLWRIVVVQNLPYTDMRRVGKIPKLLSHRLFPSARYSIWLDSKLRLQLDPLLILEYFLWRKGHEYAISNHYDRHCVWEEVAQNKKLNKYNHTVIDQQFAFYQDDGLKRFNASDPNKLLPSNVPEGSFIVRAHTPMSNLFSCLWFNEVDRFTPRDQLSFAYTYQKLRRTNPGKMFYLNMFKDCERRAIAKLFHHRGEEKQATHQHATM; this is encoded by the exons ATGGCTCAGTACAGACCGTTGGGCCACCACAGCAACAACTCAAACGGCACGTCTTCCGCTGACCACGTGTCCATCGGCATCCGTAACACGACGTCGCATGGTAAACTGTCTCGCCCTCGCCGATCGGCACGCTTAGATAAAGCCGGTTGCAGCCTCTCCGTCGCCTCCGTATCCGTCTTCCTCTCTCTCGTGCTCCTTGTCACTCTCTTAGCCTATTTCTACATCTCTGGATATAATACACTTGTTCATACTGATAATAAag ACACAAATAGTTACCATACTATGGATGGTGATTTGATGAATGAACTTGATTTTCTTACAAATGTGACACGGAGAGACACATTTAAAGTTCTTGGATTTGGCAAGGGCTCGGTATCACATGGAAGGGATTCAAGATATTGGGATAAGGATGATAGGAGAAGGGATGATGATTACAATGAGGATGAAGTGGAACGCTCTAGCATGGCTGCAAGGGGTGGAAGTAATAATATAGGTCATGTTCCTGTGAAAGTGGACAATGGCAACCAGAAGATTTCTAGTGATGATCAGGAGAAGGTTTCAGAAGGGATAGGAGTTGGTTTGTATAATGAAGCTGGGCGTGATGAATTGAGAATGTATGAAGCAGAATATGAAGCATCCCTGAAGAATTTGGGCCAATCAGGAAAAACCAAAGGAAATGGAAATCAGCAGTATGAAGATAAAGATTTTATGATGCAAAGTGAGGCTACTGATGTTGATGATGATTATGATAGTAATGCTGAATTTCATGATTCTCAAGtggaaaataatgattttgggCATAATAAAGGGAATCACTCAGACTTAGCGAAGATCCATGATCAGGATCATATGGACTCATCCGATTTTCGTGATATTGGAATGCTGGATCAGGATTTTCCCAAGGAAGTCGACGAAACCTCCAACAAATCATTGGCAGACTCATCtataaaatctacaaatttaGGCAATTCTGATACACATCACCGAGAGGTCAGTATTACTGGTGGTAAATCTACCGGAAATTCACGATCagaatcaaaaagaaaaaaacgcCGCAAATTTTCTG AATTTTCAGGGACATGTGAAATGAAGTTCTTAAATTCTACTGCACAGCTTGTGGAGCCTTTAGAAAGTCGAAAATTTGCAAGATTTTTTGTGCAGTATACAGAAGTGGAGGAGAAACCTGATGGAGTCACTGAGTGGGAGCCTAGATTTGCCGGGCATCAGAGTTTACAAGATCAGGAAAAATCATTTTTGGCTCATgaccaaaaaattaattgtgGCTTTGTTAAAGGTCCTAAAGGTTCTCCAAGTACTGGATTTGACTTGTCAGAAGATGATGCAAATTATATTAGTAAATGCCACATTGCTGTTGTCTCATGCATTTTTGGAAATTCAGATCGCTTAAGGGTACCTGCTGGTAAAACG GTCACTCGTTTGTCAAGGAAAAATGTCTGCTTTGTTATGTTCATGGATGCTCTGACTTTGCAAACGCTTATTTCAGAAGGCCTGATACCAGATAGAACAGGTTTTATTGGTTTGTGGAGAATAGTTGTTGTGCAGAATCTTCCTTATACTGATATGCGTAGAGTGGGAAAAATACCAAAACTGTTGTCACATCGACTATTTCCTTCTGCAAG ATATTCGATTTGGCTGGATAGCAAATTACGTCTTCAACTTGACCCTTTACTTATCTTGGAATATTTCTTGTGGAGAAAAGGTCATGAGTATGCCATTTCTAATCACTATGATAGGCATTGTGTATGGGAAGAAGTTGCTCAAAATAAGAAGTTGAACAAGTATAACCATACGGTCATTGACCAACAATTTGCATTCTACCAGGATGATGGGTTGAAAAGATTCAATGCGTCAGATCCTAACAAGCTTCTTCCTAGCA ATGTTCCTGAGGGATCTTTCATTGTAAGAGCGCACACTCCGATGTCAAATTTGTTCTCCTGTCTTTGGTTCAATGAGGTTGACCGGTTTACTCCTCGTGATCAACTAAGCTTTGCTTATACATACCAGAAATTAAGAAGAACAAATCCTGGCAAAATGTTTTATCTTAATATGTTCAAG GACTGTGAGAGGAGAGCAATAGCCAAGCTTTTTCATCACAGAGGAGAGGAGAAGCAGGCTACTCATCAACATGCGACAATGTAA
- the LOC123229221 gene encoding uncharacterized protein LOC123229221 isoform X2, giving the protein MAQYRPLGHHSNNSNGTSSADHVSIGIRNTTSHGKLSRPRRSARLDKAGCSLSVASVSVFLSLVLLVTLLAYFYISGYNTLVHTDNKDTNSYHTMDGDLMNELDFLTNVTRRDTFKVLGFGKGSVSHGRDSRYWDKDDRRRDDDYNEDEVERSSMAARGGSNNIGHVPVKVDNGNQKISSDDQEKVSEGIGVGLYNEAGRDELRMYEAEYEASLKNLGQSGKTKGNGNQQYEDKDFMMQSEATDVDDDYDSNAEFHDSQVENNDFGHNKGNHSDLAKIHDQDHMDSSDFRDIGMLDQDFPKEVDETSNKSLADSSIKSTNLGNSDTHHREVSITGGKSTGNSRSESKRKKRRKFSGTCEMKFLNSTAQLVEPLESRKFARFFVQYTEVEEKPDGVTEWEPRFAGHQSLQDQEKSFLAHDQKINCGFVKGPKGSPSTGFDLSEDDANYISKCHIAVVSCIFGNSDRLRVPAGKTVTRLSRKNVCFVMFMDALTLQTLISEGLIPDRTGFIGLWRIVVVQNLPYTDMRRVGKIPKLLSHRLFPSARYSIWLDSKLRLQLDPLLILEYFLWRKGHEYAISNHYDRHCVWEEVAQNKKLNKYNHTVIDQQFAFYQDDGLKRFNASDPNKLLPSNVPEGSFIVRAHTPMSNLFSCLWFNEVDRFTPRDQLSFAYTYQKLRRTNPGKMFYLNMFKDCERRAIAKLFHHRGEEKQATHQHATM; this is encoded by the exons ATGGCTCAGTACAGACCGTTGGGCCACCACAGCAACAACTCAAACGGCACGTCTTCCGCTGACCACGTGTCCATCGGCATCCGTAACACGACGTCGCATGGTAAACTGTCTCGCCCTCGCCGATCGGCACGCTTAGATAAAGCCGGTTGCAGCCTCTCCGTCGCCTCCGTATCCGTCTTCCTCTCTCTCGTGCTCCTTGTCACTCTCTTAGCCTATTTCTACATCTCTGGATATAATACACTTGTTCATACTGATAATAAag ACACAAATAGTTACCATACTATGGATGGTGATTTGATGAATGAACTTGATTTTCTTACAAATGTGACACGGAGAGACACATTTAAAGTTCTTGGATTTGGCAAGGGCTCGGTATCACATGGAAGGGATTCAAGATATTGGGATAAGGATGATAGGAGAAGGGATGATGATTACAATGAGGATGAAGTGGAACGCTCTAGCATGGCTGCAAGGGGTGGAAGTAATAATATAGGTCATGTTCCTGTGAAAGTGGACAATGGCAACCAGAAGATTTCTAGTGATGATCAGGAGAAGGTTTCAGAAGGGATAGGAGTTGGTTTGTATAATGAAGCTGGGCGTGATGAATTGAGAATGTATGAAGCAGAATATGAAGCATCCCTGAAGAATTTGGGCCAATCAGGAAAAACCAAAGGAAATGGAAATCAGCAGTATGAAGATAAAGATTTTATGATGCAAAGTGAGGCTACTGATGTTGATGATGATTATGATAGTAATGCTGAATTTCATGATTCTCAAGtggaaaataatgattttgggCATAATAAAGGGAATCACTCAGACTTAGCGAAGATCCATGATCAGGATCATATGGACTCATCCGATTTTCGTGATATTGGAATGCTGGATCAGGATTTTCCCAAGGAAGTCGACGAAACCTCCAACAAATCATTGGCAGACTCATCtataaaatctacaaatttaGGCAATTCTGATACACATCACCGAGAGGTCAGTATTACTGGTGGTAAATCTACCGGAAATTCACGATCagaatcaaaaagaaaaaaacgcCGCAAATTTTCTG GGACATGTGAAATGAAGTTCTTAAATTCTACTGCACAGCTTGTGGAGCCTTTAGAAAGTCGAAAATTTGCAAGATTTTTTGTGCAGTATACAGAAGTGGAGGAGAAACCTGATGGAGTCACTGAGTGGGAGCCTAGATTTGCCGGGCATCAGAGTTTACAAGATCAGGAAAAATCATTTTTGGCTCATgaccaaaaaattaattgtgGCTTTGTTAAAGGTCCTAAAGGTTCTCCAAGTACTGGATTTGACTTGTCAGAAGATGATGCAAATTATATTAGTAAATGCCACATTGCTGTTGTCTCATGCATTTTTGGAAATTCAGATCGCTTAAGGGTACCTGCTGGTAAAACG GTCACTCGTTTGTCAAGGAAAAATGTCTGCTTTGTTATGTTCATGGATGCTCTGACTTTGCAAACGCTTATTTCAGAAGGCCTGATACCAGATAGAACAGGTTTTATTGGTTTGTGGAGAATAGTTGTTGTGCAGAATCTTCCTTATACTGATATGCGTAGAGTGGGAAAAATACCAAAACTGTTGTCACATCGACTATTTCCTTCTGCAAG ATATTCGATTTGGCTGGATAGCAAATTACGTCTTCAACTTGACCCTTTACTTATCTTGGAATATTTCTTGTGGAGAAAAGGTCATGAGTATGCCATTTCTAATCACTATGATAGGCATTGTGTATGGGAAGAAGTTGCTCAAAATAAGAAGTTGAACAAGTATAACCATACGGTCATTGACCAACAATTTGCATTCTACCAGGATGATGGGTTGAAAAGATTCAATGCGTCAGATCCTAACAAGCTTCTTCCTAGCA ATGTTCCTGAGGGATCTTTCATTGTAAGAGCGCACACTCCGATGTCAAATTTGTTCTCCTGTCTTTGGTTCAATGAGGTTGACCGGTTTACTCCTCGTGATCAACTAAGCTTTGCTTATACATACCAGAAATTAAGAAGAACAAATCCTGGCAAAATGTTTTATCTTAATATGTTCAAG GACTGTGAGAGGAGAGCAATAGCCAAGCTTTTTCATCACAGAGGAGAGGAGAAGCAGGCTACTCATCAACATGCGACAATGTAA
- the LOC123229221 gene encoding uncharacterized protein LOC123229221 isoform X3 — translation MAQYRPLGHHSNNSNGTSSADHVSIGIRNTTSHGKLSRPRRSARLDKAGCSLSVASVSVFLSLVLLVTLLAYFYISGYNTLVHTDNKDTNSYHTMDGDLMNELDFLTNVTRRDTFKVLGFGKGSVSHGRDSRYWDKDDRRRDDDYNEDEVERSSMAARGGSNNIGHVPVKVDNGNQKISSDDQEKVSEGIGVGLYNEAGRDELRMYEAEYEASLKNLGQSGKTKGNGNQQYEDKDFMMQSEATDVDDDYDSNAEFHDSQVENNDFGHNKGNHSDLAKIHDQDHMDSSDFRDIGMLDQDFPKEVDETSNKSLADSSIKSTNLGNSDTHHREVSITGGKSTGNSRSESKRKKRRKFSEFSGTCEMKFLNSTAQLVEPLESRKFARFFVQYTEVEEKPDGVTEWEPRFAGHQSLQDQEKSFLAHDQKINCGFVKGPKGSPSTGFDLSEDDANYISKCHIAVVSCIFGNSDRLRVPAGKTVTRLSRKNVCFVMFMDALTLQTLISEGLIPDRTGFIGLWRIVVVQNLPYTDMRRVGKIPKLLSHRLFPSARYSIWLDSKLRLQLDPLLILEYFLWRKGHEYAISNHYDRHCVWEEVAQNKKLNKYNHTVIDQQFAFYQDDGLKRFNASDPNKLLPSNVPEGSFIVRAHTPMSNLFSCLWFNEVDRFTPRDQLSFAYTYQKLRRTNPGKMFYLNMFKV, via the exons ATGGCTCAGTACAGACCGTTGGGCCACCACAGCAACAACTCAAACGGCACGTCTTCCGCTGACCACGTGTCCATCGGCATCCGTAACACGACGTCGCATGGTAAACTGTCTCGCCCTCGCCGATCGGCACGCTTAGATAAAGCCGGTTGCAGCCTCTCCGTCGCCTCCGTATCCGTCTTCCTCTCTCTCGTGCTCCTTGTCACTCTCTTAGCCTATTTCTACATCTCTGGATATAATACACTTGTTCATACTGATAATAAag ACACAAATAGTTACCATACTATGGATGGTGATTTGATGAATGAACTTGATTTTCTTACAAATGTGACACGGAGAGACACATTTAAAGTTCTTGGATTTGGCAAGGGCTCGGTATCACATGGAAGGGATTCAAGATATTGGGATAAGGATGATAGGAGAAGGGATGATGATTACAATGAGGATGAAGTGGAACGCTCTAGCATGGCTGCAAGGGGTGGAAGTAATAATATAGGTCATGTTCCTGTGAAAGTGGACAATGGCAACCAGAAGATTTCTAGTGATGATCAGGAGAAGGTTTCAGAAGGGATAGGAGTTGGTTTGTATAATGAAGCTGGGCGTGATGAATTGAGAATGTATGAAGCAGAATATGAAGCATCCCTGAAGAATTTGGGCCAATCAGGAAAAACCAAAGGAAATGGAAATCAGCAGTATGAAGATAAAGATTTTATGATGCAAAGTGAGGCTACTGATGTTGATGATGATTATGATAGTAATGCTGAATTTCATGATTCTCAAGtggaaaataatgattttgggCATAATAAAGGGAATCACTCAGACTTAGCGAAGATCCATGATCAGGATCATATGGACTCATCCGATTTTCGTGATATTGGAATGCTGGATCAGGATTTTCCCAAGGAAGTCGACGAAACCTCCAACAAATCATTGGCAGACTCATCtataaaatctacaaatttaGGCAATTCTGATACACATCACCGAGAGGTCAGTATTACTGGTGGTAAATCTACCGGAAATTCACGATCagaatcaaaaagaaaaaaacgcCGCAAATTTTCTG AATTTTCAGGGACATGTGAAATGAAGTTCTTAAATTCTACTGCACAGCTTGTGGAGCCTTTAGAAAGTCGAAAATTTGCAAGATTTTTTGTGCAGTATACAGAAGTGGAGGAGAAACCTGATGGAGTCACTGAGTGGGAGCCTAGATTTGCCGGGCATCAGAGTTTACAAGATCAGGAAAAATCATTTTTGGCTCATgaccaaaaaattaattgtgGCTTTGTTAAAGGTCCTAAAGGTTCTCCAAGTACTGGATTTGACTTGTCAGAAGATGATGCAAATTATATTAGTAAATGCCACATTGCTGTTGTCTCATGCATTTTTGGAAATTCAGATCGCTTAAGGGTACCTGCTGGTAAAACG GTCACTCGTTTGTCAAGGAAAAATGTCTGCTTTGTTATGTTCATGGATGCTCTGACTTTGCAAACGCTTATTTCAGAAGGCCTGATACCAGATAGAACAGGTTTTATTGGTTTGTGGAGAATAGTTGTTGTGCAGAATCTTCCTTATACTGATATGCGTAGAGTGGGAAAAATACCAAAACTGTTGTCACATCGACTATTTCCTTCTGCAAG ATATTCGATTTGGCTGGATAGCAAATTACGTCTTCAACTTGACCCTTTACTTATCTTGGAATATTTCTTGTGGAGAAAAGGTCATGAGTATGCCATTTCTAATCACTATGATAGGCATTGTGTATGGGAAGAAGTTGCTCAAAATAAGAAGTTGAACAAGTATAACCATACGGTCATTGACCAACAATTTGCATTCTACCAGGATGATGGGTTGAAAAGATTCAATGCGTCAGATCCTAACAAGCTTCTTCCTAGCA ATGTTCCTGAGGGATCTTTCATTGTAAGAGCGCACACTCCGATGTCAAATTTGTTCTCCTGTCTTTGGTTCAATGAGGTTGACCGGTTTACTCCTCGTGATCAACTAAGCTTTGCTTATACATACCAGAAATTAAGAAGAACAAATCCTGGCAAAATGTTTTATCTTAATATGTTCAAGGTATAA
- the LOC123228622 gene encoding uncharacterized protein LOC123228622, with protein MLGKLFASSLLTFHSTPHCVTTPDIPTATPNNVLSNVNFSSGLPPNLFLGVCGSKTYHKKWEIYSTTQIESITLSDEERKKWEACREPLSAFDFDAEEEDKILGKAFGHIHSPYWSEERKREIPECETVNEVLDYLRNLSLSDDDIRKLLKKFPEVIGCSMEHELKNNVQILKKDWGIEGKTLRKLLLRNPKVLGYNVDCKGDCMAKCTRCWVRF; from the exons ATGTTAGGAAAGTTGTTCGCTTCTTCTCTCTTGACCTTTCATTCTACACCACATTGCGTTACCACT CCTGATATTCCTACAGCTACCCCTAATAATGTTCTCTCAAATGTGAACTTCTCCAGCGGACTTCCACCAAATCTTTTCTTGGGTGTGTGTGGCTCCAAAACTTATCATAAGAAATGGGAGATATATTCAACCACACAAATCGAAAGTATTACTTTAAGCGATGAAGAGAGGAAAAAATGGGAAGCATGTAGAGAACCTCTCTCTGCATTTGACTTTGATGCTGAAGAAGAAGACAAGATACTTGGAAAAGCATTTGGCCATATCCATTCACCGTATTGGAGTGAAGAACGCAAAAGAGAAATCCCCGAGTGTGAAACTGTAAATGAAGTATTAGATTACCTAAGGAACCTAAGCCTTTCCGATGATGATATTCGCAAACTGCTTAAAAAGTTTCCTGAAGTTATTGGATGTAGTATGGAACATGAGTTGAAGAACAACGTGCAGATCCTGAAAAAGGATTGGGGaattgaaggaaaaactttacGGAAACTTCTTCTGCGAAATCCAAAAGTATTAGGCTATAATGTGGACTGTAAGGGTGATTGCATGGCAAAATGTACTCGATGCTGGGTTCGATTTTAG